A DNA window from Pontimonas salivibrio contains the following coding sequences:
- a CDS encoding inositol monophosphatase family protein translates to MSGSTELLTLARDIAAQAGAMILDRRRHHVEVASTKSSDVDVVTAVDHEAEALIHELLEKARPGDGFVGEEGGSGSSTSGVSWVVDPIDGTVNFLYNIPHYAVSIAAVEGEPAPGQWDLQAGVVFNPATGEMFQAAKGHGATLGDTPLQVASPVELSQALWLTGFAYAKQYRAEQGRLARELLPKVRDLRRMGTASLDLAAIAAARGNIYFERTLSPWDHAAGELIVTEAGGVVYGFDGAPAGREAIFAGHPDMVSVFHHAVEAAGGDRPLSDFL, encoded by the coding sequence ATGTCTGGTTCAACAGAATTACTTACTCTTGCTAGGGACATTGCCGCCCAGGCGGGGGCAATGATTCTGGATCGTCGCAGACATCACGTCGAGGTGGCTTCCACCAAATCAAGTGATGTTGATGTGGTCACCGCGGTTGACCATGAAGCAGAAGCCCTCATTCACGAACTACTAGAAAAGGCCCGCCCCGGTGATGGGTTTGTGGGCGAAGAAGGCGGTAGCGGGAGTTCTACCTCTGGAGTGTCATGGGTCGTCGACCCGATCGATGGAACAGTCAATTTTCTATACAACATTCCCCATTACGCGGTCAGTATCGCTGCGGTTGAAGGTGAGCCTGCTCCTGGACAGTGGGACCTACAAGCAGGGGTGGTGTTCAACCCGGCCACGGGGGAAATGTTTCAGGCAGCAAAAGGTCACGGTGCAACACTGGGCGATACTCCTTTGCAGGTGGCGTCTCCTGTGGAGTTGTCCCAAGCACTGTGGTTGACAGGTTTTGCGTATGCCAAGCAGTATCGCGCCGAGCAGGGTCGACTGGCCAGGGAGTTGTTGCCGAAGGTGCGAGACCTGAGGCGAATGGGCACCGCATCTTTGGATCTCGCAGCGATTGCCGCTGCGAGGGGAAATATCTATTTCGAGCGCACCCTGAGCCCCTGGGATCACGCTGCGGGGGAATTGATTGTCACGGAAGCCGGTGGTGTCGTTTACGGCTTTGATGGGGCCCCTGCTGGCCGGGAAGCAATTTTCGCCGGCCACCCTGACATGGTGAGTGTGTTCCACCACGCGGTCGAAGCTGCTGGCGGGGACCGACCACTGTCTGATTTTTTGTAA
- a CDS encoding YajQ family cyclic di-GMP-binding protein, with amino-acid sequence MADSSFDIVSSVDPMELSNAVNQAQKELTQRYDFKGVDPEITFQGDSVALYASSEERVKAVLDVLQSKLVKRGISLKSLELSDPSLQGKRYRIGGNVKNGISSENAKKITKLIRDEGPKAVKTQIQGDEVRVSSKSRDDLQEVISLIKSADLDIDVQVTNYR; translated from the coding sequence ATGGCTGATTCCTCTTTTGACATTGTGAGCTCGGTGGATCCGATGGAGTTATCCAACGCGGTTAACCAAGCGCAAAAAGAACTCACCCAGCGCTACGACTTCAAAGGCGTGGACCCCGAAATCACCTTTCAGGGTGATTCTGTGGCCCTCTACGCCTCATCGGAGGAGCGTGTAAAGGCAGTGTTGGATGTCCTCCAGTCCAAACTGGTCAAGCGAGGCATCTCTCTAAAGAGCCTTGAGCTCTCTGACCCCAGCTTGCAGGGCAAGCGCTACCGCATTGGCGGGAATGTCAAAAACGGTATTTCGTCCGAAAATGCAAAGAAAATCACGAAGCTCATCCGAGATGAAGGCCCAAAGGCCGTAAAAACCCAAATCCAGGGCGACGAGGTACGGGTGTCGTCTAAAAGCAGAGATGACCTCCAAGAGGTCATCTCGCTGATCAAATCCGCCGACTTGGACATCGACGTTCAGGTCACGAACTATCGCTAA
- a CDS encoding glycoside hydrolase family 13 protein, which produces MSNSSSHPLRPADWWQDAVIYQVYPRSFADSNGTGLGDLKGIQGHLGDLKSLGVDAVWLSPFYPSPQNDAGYDVSDYTDVDPSFGVLADAEKLIFSAHELGLRIIVDLVPNHSSSEHRWFQEALASTPGSNARARYIFRDGLGEDGDIPPNNWESVFGGPAWTRITQADGSPGQWYLHLFDSSQPDFDWTNQEVWEHFDGVLRFWLDRGVDGFRVDVAHSLMKEPGLPDLSDAQLADRSPGAAKPFWDQDAVHDVYRHWSGILAEYGEDRILCAEAWVWPLERMARYVRPGEMHQAFNFAYLSAPWQPEALRDVIDESLKAFGDAGAPSTWVLSNHDVVRHTSRLALADQESIVPGGLGPNSPERPDPALATRRGRAATALMLALPGSAYLYQGEELGLPEVIDIPDALREDPTFHRTNGERYGRDGCRVPIPWVKDAPAFGFSPSRETWLPQPEVFGELARDQQEGDPSSTLELYKTLLQLRKEHALGTGQLSWQESADPQALRFQNGNVTVLCNFGNHPVALPDGKIIASSIWPAPSELAPDHTVWIKGH; this is translated from the coding sequence ATGTCAAACTCGTCTTCACACCCCTTGCGTCCTGCCGACTGGTGGCAGGACGCGGTGATTTATCAGGTCTATCCGCGTTCTTTTGCGGACTCGAATGGAACCGGTCTCGGTGACCTGAAGGGCATCCAGGGGCACCTGGGAGATTTGAAGTCTTTGGGTGTTGACGCCGTGTGGTTGTCACCGTTTTATCCCTCCCCGCAGAACGATGCGGGCTATGACGTGTCGGATTACACCGATGTAGATCCGAGCTTCGGGGTATTGGCTGACGCAGAAAAACTCATCTTCAGCGCACATGAGCTTGGCCTTCGGATCATTGTCGATTTGGTGCCCAACCACAGCTCGAGTGAACACCGCTGGTTTCAAGAAGCCCTCGCATCGACACCCGGATCTAATGCCCGTGCGCGCTATATATTCCGGGATGGCTTGGGAGAAGACGGTGACATTCCGCCCAACAACTGGGAGTCAGTCTTTGGCGGGCCGGCTTGGACCCGCATAACTCAAGCCGATGGCTCTCCAGGTCAGTGGTATTTGCACCTTTTTGATTCTTCTCAACCAGACTTCGACTGGACTAACCAAGAAGTGTGGGAACACTTCGATGGGGTTTTGCGTTTTTGGCTCGACCGGGGTGTGGATGGTTTCCGAGTTGATGTCGCCCACAGCCTGATGAAAGAACCAGGGCTTCCTGACCTCTCGGATGCACAGCTGGCGGATCGCTCCCCTGGCGCGGCAAAGCCTTTTTGGGACCAGGACGCCGTTCATGACGTGTACCGGCACTGGAGTGGCATCCTCGCCGAATACGGCGAGGATCGGATCTTGTGCGCTGAAGCGTGGGTGTGGCCGCTGGAGCGCATGGCGCGTTATGTGCGCCCCGGAGAAATGCACCAAGCGTTTAACTTCGCCTACCTTTCGGCACCATGGCAACCAGAAGCACTACGTGACGTCATTGACGAGTCACTGAAAGCCTTCGGTGATGCCGGAGCCCCCTCAACCTGGGTACTCTCGAACCACGATGTGGTGAGACACACTTCTCGTTTGGCGCTCGCTGACCAAGAGTCCATTGTCCCTGGTGGCTTGGGGCCCAACTCTCCTGAGAGACCAGATCCGGCGCTGGCCACTCGCCGTGGCCGTGCGGCCACGGCACTGATGTTGGCTCTTCCAGGAAGCGCGTATTTGTATCAGGGTGAAGAGCTTGGGCTTCCAGAAGTCATCGATATTCCAGATGCGCTTCGCGAAGACCCGACGTTCCACAGGACGAATGGTGAGCGCTACGGACGAGATGGATGCCGGGTCCCTATCCCCTGGGTGAAAGACGCACCTGCTTTTGGGTTCTCCCCCAGCCGTGAGACCTGGCTTCCACAGCCTGAAGTATTTGGTGAGCTAGCCCGGGACCAACAAGAAGGTGACCCCAGTTCGACGCTGGAGCTCTATAAGACCCTCCTGCAACTTCGAAAAGAACATGCCCTCGGCACGGGGCAACTGAGCTGGCAGGAAAGTGCGGACCCCCAAGCGCTTCGCTTCCAGAATGGTAACGTGACGGTGCTGTGTAACTTTGGCAACCACCCTGTGGCATTGCCCGATGGCAAGATCATTGCATCCAGCATCTGGCCGGCTCCGTCCGAGCTGGCACCCGACCACACGGTGTGGATCAAAGGGCACTAA
- a CDS encoding M23 family metallopeptidase, with protein sequence MTNASQPPFPSRRELRATQRAAKADAQPSNGLTPQQQAKAAAGEDEAHQTGISALTGPAPHINDAGTHTATQSVPTTETDDHANSATTDRLAVDREHPRHRLRERGGWRDAKHSGPKHTSTKHGESRESFSLTLKPSKKSDGLPAKTPGQRLLSVGTLIAAPLLLVGVSMPANLFYGSDQLTPAIANEAPRSLAVEDSSQPFVASSSVASVEGIRRESWSVTSYAEVLRAKYGGRALSYETSGQGPVRWPFPVAVQISSGFGARVAPCRYCSSYHRGVDFVPGRGAPIYAIADGVVTQQEFSGGYGEHAYIEHTINGQTVLSVYAHMESGSSPLDVGDRVEVGDFVGLVGNTGISTGPHLHFEVRIDGVYLDPFAYLQANAS encoded by the coding sequence ATGACTAACGCTTCACAGCCCCCGTTTCCCTCGAGGCGCGAGCTTCGCGCGACGCAGCGCGCCGCGAAAGCAGATGCTCAGCCCTCCAATGGTCTAACGCCCCAGCAGCAGGCAAAGGCCGCTGCAGGCGAGGATGAGGCGCACCAGACTGGCATCTCGGCCCTTACCGGCCCCGCCCCGCACATCAACGACGCAGGCACACACACTGCGACTCAATCTGTGCCCACGACCGAAACCGACGACCACGCCAATTCAGCAACGACGGACAGGTTGGCCGTTGACCGAGAGCACCCACGCCACCGCTTGCGGGAGCGTGGCGGTTGGCGGGACGCGAAGCATTCCGGGCCTAAACACACCAGCACCAAACATGGCGAATCACGAGAGAGCTTTTCTCTGACACTAAAGCCATCCAAGAAATCCGATGGGCTACCCGCCAAGACACCAGGACAACGCCTGCTGTCAGTAGGGACGCTTATTGCGGCCCCACTGCTTCTGGTGGGGGTGTCAATGCCCGCCAACCTTTTTTACGGCAGTGACCAGCTCACACCAGCGATTGCGAACGAAGCCCCGCGGTCGCTCGCCGTGGAGGATTCTTCTCAACCCTTCGTGGCCAGTAGTTCAGTGGCGAGCGTGGAAGGTATTCGGCGGGAATCCTGGAGTGTGACGTCTTACGCAGAAGTACTGCGCGCCAAATACGGTGGACGTGCACTTTCCTATGAAACTTCCGGTCAAGGGCCTGTCCGTTGGCCGTTCCCAGTTGCCGTTCAAATCAGTTCAGGCTTCGGTGCCCGAGTGGCACCCTGTCGATACTGCTCTAGCTACCACCGCGGGGTGGACTTCGTTCCCGGACGTGGAGCCCCCATCTACGCCATCGCCGATGGCGTAGTGACCCAACAGGAGTTCTCCGGCGGATACGGAGAACACGCCTACATTGAACACACCATCAATGGCCAAACCGTTCTCTCTGTGTATGCCCATATGGAGTCAGGCAGTAGCCCACTCGATGTGGGCGACCGGGTCGAAGTGGGTGACTTTGTGGGCTTAGTGGGAAACACCGGTATTTCTACCGGACCCCATCTGCACTTCGAAGTGCGAATAGACGGCGTGTATCTCGATCCGTTTGCCTATCTGCAGGCAAACGCCAGTTAA
- a CDS encoding Dabb family protein encodes MGAVRHVVMWQLAAPEDREATVAQMQSKLGALVGVVPGLRSLSVNPSLFPGDANWDVVLISEHDSAQALADYQVHPAHVEAASWVSQQVNARAAVDYELG; translated from the coding sequence GTGGGCGCCGTTCGACATGTGGTGATGTGGCAACTCGCCGCTCCGGAAGACCGCGAGGCCACCGTTGCCCAGATGCAATCCAAGTTGGGCGCGCTAGTCGGTGTGGTGCCAGGCCTGCGCTCGTTGAGCGTCAACCCTTCTTTGTTCCCCGGAGACGCCAACTGGGATGTGGTCCTCATTAGCGAACACGACTCAGCCCAAGCACTGGCTGACTACCAGGTCCACCCAGCACACGTAGAAGCAGCTTCCTGGGTGAGCCAGCAGGTTAATGCCCGGGCTGCAGTCGACTACGAACTTGGCTAA
- a CDS encoding sulfotransferase family 2 domain-containing protein, translating into MVLISFEHRFILLKSIKTAGTSVEATFMKALAPNSPMGETSPEFFSDKLYCSERRTRGKLAEGFLLKPHCSLAEAREKFPIIRDFDVIVCIRNPYERFVSFFWWKLKKFPRWYRTLSKSPRLIQRISVNFFILFGPSPKYFPILELLSNPTSPPEVIRYENLGNDVARILERLGVENQTGVFQLKTGLNPSRKEDARGYLWKQSRKKAQDVLGWEFDTFGYLR; encoded by the coding sequence GTGGTTCTAATCTCATTCGAGCATCGCTTCATTCTTTTGAAAAGCATCAAGACGGCAGGCACTTCGGTTGAGGCAACTTTCATGAAGGCCTTGGCGCCGAACTCCCCCATGGGAGAAACTAGCCCCGAGTTTTTCTCGGATAAACTTTATTGCTCGGAGAGGAGGACCCGGGGAAAGCTCGCCGAGGGTTTTCTCCTAAAGCCCCACTGCTCGCTGGCTGAAGCTCGCGAGAAGTTCCCAATAATTCGAGACTTCGACGTCATTGTCTGCATTCGAAATCCTTACGAACGGTTTGTATCCTTTTTTTGGTGGAAATTGAAAAAGTTTCCCCGGTGGTACCGGACACTCTCAAAAAGCCCCCGTCTAATCCAGCGAATTTCTGTGAACTTCTTCATCCTCTTTGGGCCCAGCCCTAAATATTTTCCAATCCTCGAGCTGCTCAGTAACCCAACTTCGCCGCCGGAAGTGATCCGATACGAGAATTTGGGAAATGATGTGGCGAGGATACTTGAGCGGTTAGGGGTTGAAAATCAAACCGGAGTTTTCCAATTGAAGACAGGCCTCAATCCCTCCCGGAAGGAGGACGCTAGGGGATATCTCTGGAAGCAATCCCGGAAGAAGGCACAAGACGTTCTTGGTTGGGAATTCGATACATTCGGGTACCTACGGTAA